One stretch of Musicola paradisiaca NCPPB 2511 DNA includes these proteins:
- a CDS encoding 4'-phosphopantetheinyl transferase family protein: MRKDASSISSCRWDELPSDEPHQPLCVVAPVDSLASAARQAAIRQAAGVDVDTAMTLSQQAWGILRLLLAPICRQMPQALRFERNAHGKPFLADYPAIQFNVSHTRTALAFAMAMHHPVGVDVERCVGNPTGKRAVAARFFHPNEAHWLASLSDEAFLPAFIRLWTRKEAYIKALGLGLHRQLNDFSCLSAAGHVLVRDK, translated from the coding sequence ATGCGGAAGGATGCATCGTCAATATCTTCCTGCCGTTGGGATGAACTGCCCAGCGATGAGCCGCATCAGCCTTTGTGCGTCGTCGCGCCGGTGGATAGTCTGGCGAGCGCGGCGCGACAGGCGGCGATTCGTCAGGCTGCCGGCGTCGATGTCGATACGGCGATGACGCTGTCCCAGCAGGCCTGGGGCATCCTGCGGTTATTGCTGGCGCCGATCTGCCGCCAGATGCCGCAGGCGCTACGTTTTGAGCGTAATGCCCACGGCAAGCCGTTCCTGGCGGACTACCCCGCTATCCAGTTCAATGTGTCGCATACCCGAACGGCGTTGGCGTTCGCCATGGCCATGCATCACCCGGTCGGCGTGGATGTTGAACGGTGTGTGGGCAATCCGACGGGCAAGCGTGCGGTGGCGGCGCGTTTTTTCCATCCCAATGAGGCGCACTGGCTGGCGTCGCTGTCGGATGAGGCATTTCTGCCGGCGTTTATCCGGTTGTGGACGCGCAAAGAGGCCTATATCAAGGCGCTTGGCCTGGGGTTGCACCGACAGCTCAACGACTTTAGCTGCCTGTCGGCGGCAGGCCATGTTCTGGTGCGTGATAAGG